The following coding sequences lie in one Hippopotamus amphibius kiboko isolate mHipAmp2 chromosome 17, mHipAmp2.hap2, whole genome shotgun sequence genomic window:
- the WFIKKN2 gene encoding WAP, Kazal, immunoglobulin, Kunitz and NTR domain-containing protein 2 encodes MGAPGRCRSWSHWGQVAVLLLLLLGVPQRGLALPPIRYSHAGICPNDMNPNLWVDAQSTCRRECETDQECETYEKCCPNVCGTKSCVAARYMDVKGKKGPVGMPKEATCDHFMCLQQGSECDIWDGQPVCKCRDRCEKEPSFTCASDGLTYYNRCYMDAEACSKGITLAVVTCRYHFTWPNTSPPPPETTMRPTTASPETPGLDTAAPALLNHPAHQSVTVGETVSFLCDVVGRPWPEITWEKQLEDRENVVMRPNHVRGNVAVTNIAQLVIYNAQPQDAGIYTCTARNAAGVLRADFPLSVVRGGQASATAESSPNGTAFPTAECLKPPDGEDCGEEQTRWHFDAQANNCLTFTFGHCHRNRNHFETYEACMLACMSGPLAVCSLPALQGPCKAYVPRWAYNSQTGQCQSFVYGGCEGNGNNFESREACEESCPFPRGNQRCRACKPRQKLVTSFCRSDFVILGRVSELTEEPDSGRALVTVDEVLKDEKMGLRFLGREPLEVTLLHVDWTCPCPNVSVGETPLIVMGEVDGGMAMLRPDSFVGASNTRRVRKLREVMHKKTCDVLKEFPGLQ; translated from the exons ATGGGGGCCCCAGGGCGCTGCCGTTCCTGGTCCCactgggggcaggtggccgtgctgctgctgctgctgctcgggGTGCCCCAGCGAGGCCTGGCACTGCCGCCCATCCGATACTCTCATGCGGGCATCTGCCCCAACGACATGAACCCCAACCTCTGGGTGGATGCCCAGAGCACCTGCAGGCGGGAGTGTGAGACGGACCAG GAGTGTGAGACCTATGAGAAGTGCTGCCCCAACGTGTGTGGGACCAAGAGCTGTGTGGCAGCCCGCTACATGGACGTGAAGGGGAAGAAGGGCCCAGTGGGCATGCCCAAGGAAGCCACGTGCGACCACTTCATGTGTCTGCAGCAGGGCTCCGAATGTGACATCTGGGACGGCCAGCCCGTGTGCAAGTGCAGAGACCGCTGCGAGAAGGAGCCCAGTTTTACCTGTGCCTCCGACGGCCTCACCTACTATAACCGCTGCTACATGGACGCTGAGGCCTGCTCCAAGGGCATCACACTGGCCGTCGTCACCTGCCGCTATCACTTCACCTGGCCCAACACCAGCCCCCCCCCACCAGAGACCACCATGCGCCCCACCACCGCTTCCCCAGAGACCCCCGGGCTGGACACAGCGGCCCCAGCTCTGCTCAACCACCCTGCGCACCAGTCGGTCACCGTGGGTGAGACAGTGAGCTTCCTTTGCGATGTGGTGGGCAGGCCCTGGCCCGAGATCACCTGGGAGAAGCAGCTGGAGGATCGGGAGAATGTGGTCATGAGGCCCAACCATGTGCGCGGCAACGTGGCGGTCACCAACATCGCCCAGCTGGTCATCTACAACGCCCAGCCCCAGGATGCTGGCATCTACACCTGCACGGCCCGCAATGCTGCCGGCGTCCTGCGGGCTGACTTCCCGCTATCGGTGGTCAGGGGGGGTCAGGCTTCAGCCACTGCGGAGAGCAGCCCCAACGGCACAGCCTTCCCCACTGCCGAGTGCCTGAAGCCCCCCGACGGTGAGGACTGCGGCGAGGAGCAGACCCGCTGGCACTTCGACGCCCAGGCCAACAACTGCCTGACCTTCACCTTTGGCCACTGCCACCGCAACCGCAACCACTTTGAGACCTACGAGGCGTGCATGCTGGCCTGCATGAGTGGGCCGCTGGCCGTGTGCAGCCTGCCCGCCCTGCAGGGGCCCTGCAAGGCCTACGTGCCCCGCTGGGCCTACAACAGCCAGACGGGCCAGTGCCAGTCCTTCGTCTACGGTGGCTGCGAGGGCAACGGCAACAACTTCGAGAGCCGCGAGGCCTGCGAGGAGTCCTGCCCCTTCCCTCGGGGGAATCAGCGATGCCGGGCCTGCAAGCCAAGGCAAAAGCTCGTCACCAGCTTCTGTCGGAGCGACTTTGTCATCTTGGGCCGAGTCTCCGAGCTGACCGAGGAGCCCGACTCGGGTCGCGCCCTGGTGACTGTGGACGAGGTCCTGAAGGACGAGAAGATGGGCCTCAGGTTCCTCGGCCGGGAGCCGCTGGAGGTCACTCTGCTCCACGTGGACTggacctgcccctgccccaacGTGTCGGTGGGCGAGACGCCGCTCATCGTCATGGGTGAGGTGGACGGCGGCATGGCCATGCTGCGGCCCGACAGCTTCGTGGGTGCCTCGAACACCAGGCGGGTCCGGAAGCTGCGTGAGGTCATGCACAAGAAAACCTGTGATGTCCTCAAGGAGTTCCCGGGCTTGCAGTGa